ATCGGCTTGCCGAGGAGGTTGAACACGCGCCCCAGGGTGCACTCGCCGACGGGGACGCTGATCGGCGCTCCGAGGTCGGTGGCGGACAGTCCGCGCAGGAGTCCGTCGGTGCTCGAGAGGGCGACGCAGCGCACCATGTCGTCTCCGAGGTGTTGCGCGACTTCGCAGGTCAGGTCGATGCCGTTCTTCTCGTCCTTGATCTCGATCGCGTTATAGATCTCGGGGAGGTTGTTGGTGGGGAAGCGACAGTCGACGACGGGGCCGGTGACTTGGACGACGGTGCCTGCGGAAGCCATAAGCGGATTGATCCTCTCGAAGGGGGTTCAGGGGCGGATTATACCGTCGGGCCCGCCGAGGCCCGGGAGGACGTCCAGAGCCCTTCAGGGTCGTGCCAGGGCTCTATCGGGCCTCGGGCGAACCCGGGCCCGTCGTCGTGTCGAAACGTGTCAGGATTTCTCCCAGACGGACGAGCGGCCCTCGTTCTCGGATTTGAGCTTGTGAAAGAGGTCGATCAAGAGCGGGACCGTAGAAAGGACGCCGATTACGACCAGGGCCTTGCCCATGTTCCGGCGGCGGCCCGTGGCGATCCGGTCCGCCGTCAGGAACCCTAGACCCGCGCCCAAAAGGCCTCGCGTCACAGCGATGAGTCCGAGTTCGGCCAACGGTACGGTCAAGCTTCTCATGCCTTGAAACGACGCCGGCCGGGCCAAGGGGCGCGGGCCGTCGAGGGCCTCAGCCGACATCCTTTTCGAGGCACACCCATTCGAAGCGCTTGATGAAGCCGAGTCCCTGGTTCAACGCGTACATCGGGTTGCTATCTTCGTTGTCGGTCCAAACGCTCTTGATGCCTTGCCCTTGGGCCCATGTCAAACCCGTTACTTTGAGGGCGGTCGCCAACCCTTGCCGTCGATGGTCGCGCCGCACGCCCGTCAGTCCCGTGCTGCAGACCGAGGGATCGATCTTGTTCGGGAGGAGCTGGGAGATCCCCGCCGGAGTGCCGTCGAGGAGGGCGATGAACAGGGCGTGCTGGTCGACCGAGGGGCTCTGAGTCTCCTTGCGCCAACTCTCGAACGGGGTCTCTTCGAAAGGTTCGGGCAGGGGGACGTCGCTCATGACGTCCATTTCGATCCGCCAAGCTTCGTGCAGCCAACCTTCGGGATCCGTCTTGGCGTAGGCGGCGTAGTCGACGATGTCGTACCGTCGGCGGACGTCGTGCATCAACTTGGCGTAGGGGGCCGGATCGAACGCTTCCACGTCGACCGACGATTCAGGGTTCCGTTGCGTCTCGACGAAGCCGTCCTCCGTGAGCAACGCGAGCTTTTCAGGCTGGTCGCTGCGCTGCCATGTCGAGAGCTTTCGGGCGCCGTCCTCGACGGCCATGGTCATGTGTCGGTCGAGAAGGCGGTGCCAAGACTCGGCGTCGGTCGCGGTGCAGAACAATTCGAACCTGGATTCCGACTTC
This genomic window from Armatimonadota bacterium contains:
- a CDS encoding GNAT family N-acetyltransferase; translation: MDTRLQNVTFRPLAAASDYDSAARLRNLHFFQRPISGDQLEESIGYHPLSVRARRTLMSIDGADVAYASTVENYWMKSESRFELFCTATDAESWHRLLDRHMTMAVEDGARKLSTWQRSDQPEKLALLTEDGFVETQRNPESSVDVEAFDPAPYAKLMHDVRRRYDIVDYAAYAKTDPEGWLHEAWRIEMDVMSDVPLPEPFEETPFESWRKETQSPSVDQHALFIALLDGTPAGISQLLPNKIDPSVCSTGLTGVRRDHRRQGLATALKVTGLTWAQGQGIKSVWTDNEDSNPMYALNQGLGFIKRFEWVCLEKDVG